The DNA segment ATCTGTTGTAGCTGTTTTAAAAGGGGAGAAGGGTTCAAGTAAGAAGACTGTGGTACTTATTGGACATACTGATACTGTAGGAACATCAGATTATGGCGAAATAGAAGCCTACGCAACTAATCCGGATAGTTTACCTGATAAACTGGCTGAAGTTACAATTCCTGCTGATGCAAGGAAAGATTTGGAAAGTGGCAAGTATCTCTTTGGTCGTGGATTGTTTGATATGAAAAGCGGAGTATCCATTCTTATGCATATCGTGGAAGAGCTATCTCTAGATATAGAGAACCTAGAAGGTAATGTTATTTTTTCAGCGGTTTGTGATGAAGAAGGTGGCTCGGCGGGAATGCTCAGTGTTGTTCCTAAGCTAGTGGAAATTATGGAGAAGGAGGAGCTAGATTATAGGGCTGTAATTGATACGGACTACTCAGCACCACGCTATGAAGGTGATGAAACAAGATACATATATGTAGGCACTGTTGGTAAGCTTATGCCTAGTTTTTATATTGTTGGTAGTGAAACCCATGCAGGAGATCCCTATAAAGGCATTGACCCAAATCAGATTTCCTCAGCCATTATGGAGGAAATGAATCTGGTTATGGCATATGCAGATGAAGCAGAGGGAGAAGTAACGGTCCCTCCAGTTTCTTTGCGTCAACAGGATTTGAAAACAGAATACTCAGTGCAAACAGCTAAGACCTCTTATGTGTATTTCAACTTTTCAACCCATACTTCTACACCAGATCAAATGATGGAGATAGTTAAGGAAGGGGCACTTAGAGCGTTTAGGAAAACTATAGACAGACTTAAAGAAGAATTCTCAATTTATTCAGGTAGAAGTGGCTTTGAACATTATGAACTACCTTGGAAAGAGAGAGTTTTATCCTATAGTGAGCTTTACCAGAAAGTGAAAAATGAGCGCGGAGAGGAACTTGATAAGGCGCTTTCAGAGCTGGAGGCTAGACTACTAGCTGATAGGGATGTGGATGAGAGAGAACACTCGCTAAGAATGGTAGAAATGGTGCACAGTATGTGGTCTGACAAAGATCCAGTTGTAATAGCTTATTACTCGCCACCATATTATCCCCATATATATGTAAGTGAAGAAACACAAAAAGAAAGAGATCTACTAGCAGCTGTTGAAGAAGCTCAGAAAAATTGTGAAT comes from the Synergistaceae bacterium genome and includes:
- a CDS encoding M20/M25/M40 family metallo-hydrolase, whose amino-acid sequence is MKLGDKIRNFAIELTKVGSIVGSRDENDATRKVMERFEEMEYFRHHPDNLFYVDAVDDPLERKSVVAVLKGEKGSSKKTVVLIGHTDTVGTSDYGEIEAYATNPDSLPDKLAEVTIPADARKDLESGKYLFGRGLFDMKSGVSILMHIVEELSLDIENLEGNVIFSAVCDEEGGSAGMLSVVPKLVEIMEKEELDYRAVIDTDYSAPRYEGDETRYIYVGTVGKLMPSFYIVGSETHAGDPYKGIDPNQISSAIMEEMNLVMAYADEAEGEVTVPPVSLRQQDLKTEYSVQTAKTSYVYFNFSTHTSTPDQMMEIVKEGALRAFRKTIDRLKEEFSIYSGRSGFEHYELPWKERVLSYSELYQKVKNERGEELDKALSELEARLLADRDVDEREHSLRMVEMVHSMWSDKDPVVIAYYSPPYYPHIYVSEETQKERDLLAAVEEAQKNCESNYKIKMRKFYPYISDLSYAAAPREEGAVESLKDNMPGFGSKYKLPLEEMQKLNLPVVNIGPFGKDAHKFTERIEVDYSYNVTPGLVRDTILNLLK